One Phocaeicola dorei genomic region harbors:
- a CDS encoding site-specific integrase → MTNICTKVTVRRRPIKNGQTSLYLDFYPPVRNPKTGKLSRREYLGLYIYTNPVERFQQEYNKSMIQKAEIIKCRRTESIINEEYGFLDRNKGKESFLEYFKNLMIERGSSQNWATAYMHFHNYTHGECRFCDLTVQYCQGFLDYLLSDACMHNGKRMMGTTANNNLTKLKCILAIAYEDGLLKENIAKKLVRAKAHGNKRQFLTKEELLQLSQTPCKSDVLRRAGLFSCLTGLRLSDCIRLQWENIVKLADGGWGMDIITKKTSTAAILPISEEALQLCGERGTGQVFKNLTNSTVALYLKPWIKASGIEKHITFHCFRHTFATLQLAEGTDIYTVSKLLTHSNLATTQVYADVVDELKRDAAERISLKMPTKAESDQT, encoded by the coding sequence ATGACAAACATTTGTACAAAGGTCACCGTGCGGAGACGACCTATCAAGAACGGACAGACTTCCCTCTATCTGGATTTCTATCCACCAGTCCGCAACCCGAAGACAGGCAAGCTCTCACGCAGGGAGTACCTTGGTCTTTACATCTACACCAACCCAGTTGAACGCTTCCAGCAGGAGTATAACAAGAGTATGATTCAGAAAGCGGAAATCATCAAGTGCCGCAGGACTGAGTCCATCATCAATGAGGAATATGGCTTCCTCGACCGCAACAAGGGCAAGGAGAGTTTCTTGGAATACTTCAAGAACCTCATGATTGAACGTGGAAGCAGCCAGAACTGGGCAACAGCCTACATGCACTTCCACAACTACACGCATGGCGAGTGCCGCTTCTGTGACCTTACCGTTCAGTACTGCCAGGGCTTTCTCGACTACCTGTTGTCGGATGCCTGTATGCACAATGGCAAGCGCATGATGGGTACGACTGCCAACAACAACCTTACCAAGTTGAAGTGCATTCTTGCCATCGCATACGAAGACGGACTGCTCAAAGAGAACATAGCCAAGAAACTTGTGCGTGCCAAGGCTCATGGCAACAAGCGGCAGTTCCTCACCAAGGAAGAGTTGTTGCAGTTGTCTCAGACTCCTTGCAAGAGTGATGTCCTTCGCCGTGCAGGTCTCTTCTCCTGCCTCACTGGTCTTCGCCTCTCTGATTGCATCAGACTCCAGTGGGAGAACATCGTCAAGTTGGCTGATGGCGGCTGGGGAATGGACATTATCACAAAGAAGACGTCCACCGCTGCTATCCTCCCAATCAGTGAAGAGGCTCTGCAACTATGTGGTGAGCGAGGTACAGGACAGGTGTTCAAGAACCTCACGAACAGTACAGTGGCATTGTACCTCAAGCCGTGGATAAAGGCCTCTGGCATTGAGAAGCACATCACCTTCCACTGCTTCCGCCATACCTTCGCCACTTTGCAACTGGCAGAGGGAACAGACATCTACACCGTGAGCAAGCTGCTTACCCATAGCAATCTTGCCACTACACAGGTGTATGCCGATGTGGTGGACGAACTCAAACGTGATGCGGCAGAACGTATCTCGCTCAAAATGCCAACCAAAGCAGAGAGTGACCAGACATAA